The Tatumella ptyseos genome segment ATTCAAAAAAATGAGTTGAAAGGTTAAAAAGTAAACGTTGCGATGAATAATTACTAAAGACCTGGTTGACAGACAAAAAACCCCTCCATGGAGGGGCATTTCATTATGAGTCGTTGAATACCTATCGACGTGGTGAAACCGTGACTTGGCTACCGTTAGTAGCGATAGCAACTCGTTGTCCTGGGGAGTATCGAGTCGCGGCTTGTTTTTGAACCACCATGATAGTGTTACCATCGTCTTTACGAATTTCAAGTTCAACACCATTCGAGGTATTCACTGCACCTTGAACGCCTTGACCCGCTACACCACCTAATATCGCACCGCCAGCGGTTGCTAAGCTGCGGCCTGCACCACCACCGATGGTATTACCCAAGAAGCCGCCCAATACCGCACCACCAATAGCACCTAATGCATTACTGTCATCACCGCCCTGGATCTTGACGG includes the following:
- a CDS encoding glycine zipper 2TM domain-containing protein, with the translated sequence MLKRFSTVAAAMAVAMTLTGCVNDNSLSGDVYSASEAKQVQNVSYGTLVSVRPVKIQGGDDSNALGAIGGAVLGGFLGNTIGGGAGRSLATAGGAILGGVAGQGVQGAVNTSNGVELEIRKDDGNTIMVVQKQAATRYSPGQRVAIATNGSQVTVSPRR